A region of the Nocardia asteroides genome:
GCGGCCTTGCCGCTGGACCACACCTTCCGCCATCGCTGGAGCGACGACGTCTACACCTTGCGCTGGGTATACCTGCACATGATCGAGGAATACGCCCGGCACAACGGTCACGCGGACCTGTTGCGGCAGCGGATCGACGGTCTCACCGGCGACTGACGGGCCACCGGCCGCTTCCACCCGTATTCATCGGATCCGGTTTCGATCGCGAACCGGACCCGGCCCGATCGAGGTGCCGGCCCGCCCGAGCACCCCGATCGGGTCCACCGGCCGCTGAACGCCGCTGGACCGGTCGCGTCAGACGATCATCGTCGCGCCGAGCGCCCAGCGGCACGCACCACGGCGGCCAATGATGCCGCCAGTACGGAATCGCTCCGGCCGCAGGACCATCCGGTGTGTTCGCCGCTGCGATATTCCAGATAGGTGATCGCGGCGCTGTCGTTGCCTCGCTCGATCGACTGCTGGGTCAGGCCGAGCACTTCGATGGGGTATCCGGCTGCGGCCAGCGCTTCGGTCAGCACCGCGACAGGACCGCCGCCGCGGCGGCGTATATGGTGGGCGACCCCGTCGACGGTCAGCGTCATCTCGGTGAGCGCCGCCGCACCATCGCCGCTGGTGCGCCACTCCTTCAAGTCCAGCCACGACTGGTCCTCGCAGTAGATCGCCTCGAACAGCTCGAGCAGTTCGGCGGCGGTGATCTCGACCCCCGTGTCGTCGGCGAGCCCCTGGACGTGTCCGGCGAAATCGATCTGCAAGCGCCGCGGCAGGTCCATGCCGTACTCGGTGTGCAGCAGATAGGCGATGCCGCCCTTGCCGGATTGGGAGTTGACCCGGATCACCCCGTCGTAGCCGCGGCCGAGGTCGGTGGGGTCGATCGGCAGATACGGCACGTGCCAGTCGAGTTCCCGCTCCTCGATGCCCGTCGCGGCGGCGCGGGCGCGATGCTCTGCCATTCCCTTCTTGATGGCGTCTTGATGCGTGCCGGAGAACGCGGTGTGCACCAGGTCGCCGACGTACGGGTGACGTTCGTGAATCGGCATGCGCGTGCAGTATTCGACGGTGCGGCGGATCTCGTCGATGTCGGAGAAGTCGATCATCGGGTCCACACCTTGGGCATGCAGGTTCAGCGCCAGCGTGGCGATGTCGACGTTGCCGGTGCGTTCACCGTTGCCGAAGACGCAGCCCTCGACGCGTTGCGCGCCCGCGAGCACCGCCAGCTCGGCGCACGCGATGCCGGTGCCGCGATCGTTGTGCGGGTGCACCGACAGGATCACGCTGTCGCGGCGGGCCAGATTGCGGTGCATGTATTCGATCTGATCGGCATAGACGTTCGGGGTGGCGACCTCGACGGTGGCGGGCAGGTTCAAGATGACCGGCCGCCGCACGGTGGCGTCCCACAACGTGGTCATCCGGTCGCAGATGTCGAGCACGTAATCGGGCTCGGTCAGATTGAACACCTCGGGTGAGAACTCGAATCGCACGTTCGGCAGGTCCCCGGCGCCGGCCAGCACGGCACGGCCGCCGTCGAGGATCAGCTCGCGCAGCGCCGCGCGGTCCTTGCCGAGCACGATGTCGCGCCAAGCGGGAGCCGTGGCGGTGTACATGTGGATCACGACGTGGTTGGGTATGCCCCGGATGGAGGCCACGGTGCGCGCGATGAGATCGCGACGCGCCGGGGTGAAGACGACGATCGTCACGTCCTCGGGTGCGAGATCGTCCTCGGCGATGAGCCGGACGAAGTCGAAGTCGGTTTGGGAGGCCGAGGGATAGCCCACCTCGATCTCCTTGTAACCCATGGCGATCATGAGTTCGAAGAAGCGCCGCTTGCGCGCCGGGTCCATCGGCTCGGCGAGGGCTTGGTTGCCGTCGCGCAAGTCGACCGGCACCCACAGGGGCGCCCGGGTGATCCTGGCGTCGGGCCAATGCCTCTGCGTGAGCGGCACTTCCACGCGCTGGTAGATGTCACGGTAGCGATGCGAGGGCATGTGGGAATGC
Encoded here:
- a CDS encoding 2-isopropylmalate synthase, translated to MPSHRYRDIYQRVEVPLTQRHWPDARITRAPLWVPVDLRDGNQALAEPMDPARKRRFFELMIAMGYKEIEVGYPSASQTDFDFVRLIAEDDLAPEDVTIVVFTPARRDLIARTVASIRGIPNHVVIHMYTATAPAWRDIVLGKDRAALRELILDGGRAVLAGAGDLPNVRFEFSPEVFNLTEPDYVLDICDRMTTLWDATVRRPVILNLPATVEVATPNVYADQIEYMHRNLARRDSVILSVHPHNDRGTGIACAELAVLAGAQRVEGCVFGNGERTGNVDIATLALNLHAQGVDPMIDFSDIDEIRRTVEYCTRMPIHERHPYVGDLVHTAFSGTHQDAIKKGMAEHRARAAATGIEERELDWHVPYLPIDPTDLGRGYDGVIRVNSQSGKGGIAYLLHTEYGMDLPRRLQIDFAGHVQGLADDTGVEITAAELLELFEAIYCEDQSWLDLKEWRTSGDGAAALTEMTLTVDGVAHHIRRRGGGPVAVLTEALAAAGYPIEVLGLTQQSIERGNDSAAITYLEYRSGEHTGWSCGRSDSVLAASLAAVVRAAGRSARR